A single genomic interval of Rosistilla ulvae harbors:
- the sbnA gene encoding 2,3-diaminopropionate biosynthesis protein SbnA yields the protein MAVLEQENDVAEECRSASRSVVQSADGILDCVGQTPLVRMRRYLEESSVELYAKLESANPGGSAKDRPATRMLHHAIRQGELAEGATVIESSSGNMGIGLAQACRFHGLRFMCVVDPHAQPQNVAIMRALGAEIVRVERQVDGSFLAARLQRVRELLEVTPNSYWPNQYANRQNPIAHLNGTIREIDRDTGGDIDYLFVATSSTGTAQGCRDYLRRHRRNTKVIAVDANGSVLFGGSPGERLIPGLGAGHEPALARDQTFDQIVRVSDIDCVVGCRRAAGREAMLVGGSAGGVLEVVRSMEANLRGKRCVAILHDSGTRYLDTVFNDDWLQSALGTNADEVESRINSPALSSTEARSQ from the coding sequence ATGGCGGTCCTCGAACAGGAAAACGACGTCGCAGAAGAGTGCCGGTCAGCCAGTCGATCGGTCGTCCAATCGGCTGACGGCATCCTCGACTGCGTCGGCCAAACACCTTTGGTTCGGATGCGTCGCTATCTCGAAGAGTCTAGCGTCGAACTGTATGCCAAGCTCGAATCCGCGAACCCGGGTGGAAGTGCCAAAGATCGTCCCGCCACGCGAATGTTGCACCATGCGATTCGACAGGGGGAACTTGCGGAAGGAGCCACGGTGATCGAATCCTCTTCGGGAAACATGGGGATCGGTTTGGCTCAGGCGTGTCGCTTCCACGGCTTGCGATTTATGTGTGTCGTCGATCCGCATGCCCAACCGCAAAACGTGGCGATCATGCGAGCCTTGGGAGCGGAGATCGTACGCGTCGAGCGGCAGGTCGACGGAAGCTTCCTGGCGGCTCGATTGCAGCGGGTGCGAGAACTGCTGGAAGTCACTCCCAACAGCTATTGGCCCAACCAATACGCAAACCGCCAGAACCCCATCGCTCACCTGAATGGCACGATTCGCGAGATCGATCGCGATACCGGCGGCGACATCGACTATCTTTTTGTCGCGACCAGCAGCACGGGGACGGCCCAAGGCTGTCGCGACTACTTGCGCCGCCACCGTCGCAATACGAAAGTGATCGCAGTCGATGCCAACGGCAGCGTGTTGTTTGGCGGTTCGCCGGGCGAGCGGTTGATTCCTGGATTGGGCGCTGGCCACGAACCTGCTCTCGCTCGCGATCAAACGTTCGACCAAATCGTTCGCGTCTCCGACATCGATTGTGTCGTTGGCTGCCGCCGGGCGGCGGGGCGCGAAGCGATGCTCGTTGGCGGATCGGCGGGCGGGGTTTTAGAAGTTGTTCGATCGATGGAAGCAAACCTGCGCGGCAAGCGTTGTGTCGCGATCCTGCATGACTCGGGGACCCGATACCTGGACACTGTCTTTAATGACGATTGGCTTCAGTCGGCGCTTGGCACAAATGCTGACGAAGTCGAATCGCGGATCAATTCGCCAGCGCTTTCGTCGACCGAAGCGAGGTCGCAATGA
- a CDS encoding FAD/NAD(P)-binding protein: MSAPLAASVAVGDRSNLSHGASRFRIGIVGCGPRGLYCLQSLSDELRRNRCVRSLSIDIFEPSEFPGAGNVYASCQPHYLKMNFAAKHINAWADLGESGAERLDFVGWLKQRYGTSVDPNGFAPRAVVGEYLHDCYRKVYAELEEFAQVTLHGCRVSRVDRRVRRWVVQTDRLEAEYDELVLTVGHEGWRTPQPSQEQTKVEFIPAFPIRKNLSVESIRPGETVAIRGYGLTWIDVTLALTTERSGAFIVTGDNWRYLPSGCEPRRIIPFSRSGRPMLAKPNESLFPQPAALDAIWERGRDAIDALQLPIHRCDRGSEFWQILTQSAAAAVNHFRDRSFGTSTEVQNWFDDWCRGTMKPATSLAAMRRSFRVATGREVPDVGWAMGAAWRNLYPAIVRQVSYGGLAADQWKTFWHIAAEMERIAFGPPADNVGRMLALIDAGIVDLRFLTSELQIDSSRRAGTCTIGNGIDTVAVDRCVDAVLPSPLQLHSAGPLQGLLEARTIRRLHGSEGIEVDRLGRPVTEKGRVVDVLSIIGRSTEGCVLGNDTLSRTLHDQPQRWAAEVATKIQNRKENE; the protein is encoded by the coding sequence ATGAGTGCTCCGCTGGCAGCATCGGTTGCCGTCGGAGATCGATCGAATCTGTCGCACGGGGCGTCGCGGTTCCGGATCGGGATCGTCGGTTGTGGGCCGCGTGGGCTGTACTGTTTGCAATCGCTGAGCGATGAACTGCGGCGAAATCGCTGTGTGCGTAGCCTATCGATCGACATCTTTGAGCCGTCCGAGTTTCCCGGTGCGGGGAATGTCTACGCGTCCTGTCAACCTCATTACCTGAAGATGAACTTCGCCGCGAAGCACATCAACGCTTGGGCGGATCTAGGGGAGTCGGGGGCCGAGCGTCTCGACTTCGTCGGCTGGTTGAAGCAAAGGTACGGGACATCAGTCGATCCGAACGGCTTCGCCCCACGAGCCGTCGTCGGCGAATATCTGCACGACTGTTACCGAAAGGTTTACGCCGAGCTGGAGGAATTCGCGCAGGTGACGCTTCACGGCTGCCGCGTCTCGCGAGTCGACCGCCGCGTCCGGCGCTGGGTTGTGCAGACCGATCGACTCGAAGCGGAATACGACGAACTGGTTTTGACCGTCGGGCACGAGGGATGGCGGACTCCGCAACCATCGCAAGAACAAACGAAGGTCGAGTTCATTCCCGCTTTTCCAATCCGGAAGAATCTGTCCGTCGAATCGATCCGTCCGGGAGAAACCGTTGCAATCCGAGGTTACGGTTTGACGTGGATCGACGTCACGCTGGCGTTGACCACCGAACGCAGCGGAGCTTTCATTGTCACGGGCGACAACTGGCGTTATCTGCCCAGCGGCTGTGAACCGCGGCGGATCATCCCCTTTTCGCGCAGTGGGCGACCGATGTTGGCCAAACCGAACGAGTCGCTGTTTCCGCAGCCCGCTGCGTTGGATGCGATCTGGGAACGCGGTCGCGATGCGATCGATGCGCTTCAGCTGCCAATCCACCGCTGCGATCGAGGGAGCGAGTTCTGGCAGATTCTTACACAATCAGCCGCAGCAGCAGTAAACCATTTCCGCGACCGTTCGTTTGGCACGTCGACTGAGGTTCAAAATTGGTTTGACGATTGGTGTCGCGGCACGATGAAACCTGCGACGTCGCTCGCCGCCATGCGTCGTTCGTTTCGCGTCGCAACTGGTCGCGAGGTCCCCGATGTTGGATGGGCGATGGGAGCCGCTTGGCGAAATCTGTATCCTGCGATCGTTCGTCAAGTCAGCTATGGCGGACTCGCCGCGGACCAGTGGAAGACGTTTTGGCATATCGCGGCAGAGATGGAGCGGATTGCTTTTGGCCCGCCGGCTGACAACGTCGGGCGGATGTTGGCATTGATCGATGCCGGGATCGTCGACCTGCGTTTTCTCACCTCGGAACTGCAGATCGACAGCTCGCGGCGAGCGGGAACTTGCACGATCGGCAACGGCATCGATACCGTGGCGGTCGATCGATGCGTTGACGCCGTGCTGCCATCCCCGCTTCAACTTCACAGCGCCGGGCCGCTGCAAGGTCTACTGGAAGCTCGCACGATTCGGCGGTTGCACGGCAGCGAGGGGATCGAAGTCGATCGCCTGGGGCGTCCGGTGACTGAAAAAGGTCGAGTGGTCGACGTACTGTCGATCATTGGGCGGTCGACAGAAGGCTGTGTGTTGGGCAACGATACGCTCAGCCGAACGCTTCACGATCAACCTCAACGCTGGGCGGCCGAAGTCGCAACAAAAATTCAAAATCGGAAAGAGAACGAATGA
- a CDS encoding Y4yA family PLP-dependent enzyme yields MTCSFETSDPTDRQRIATLRSFCQGTPPLDAVLEPWMVELLSDRRLELDAACERFGSPLNVISAEPMVRNIEQLNRVANERDLRFQVYFARKANKCLAFVDAANWIGAGIDVASEAECQQAIDRGVRSADILCTAAIKPRSLIRLCLQNRVPIAIDNIDELRCVEAVAAELAIEAEVAIRISGFQHDGEKLFSRFGFDIDEAGHLLRQIPDSSDEASVRVCGIHFHLDGYSAAQRISAIRQSLPLIDRFRSLGHDVRFLDIGGGLPMCYLGSKSQWEAFHAEHRSALLGERKPITFKNDGLGFINVDGKLHGRRNTYPYYQSPTAAAWLAGVLDAEFEPGETLAAAIRHRQLQLRCEPGRSVLNGCGITVARVEFVKRRPSGDSFVGVAMNRTQCRTGSDDFLVDPLVLQTNESASLDRNEALAGYLVGAYCTESELISLRRFRFPQGIAAGDLVVLPNTAGYFMHFLESRSHQFPLATNVVVDRNGEDLFHVDAIDS; encoded by the coding sequence ATGACCTGTAGCTTCGAAACTTCGGATCCCACCGACCGCCAGCGGATCGCCACGCTGAGATCCTTCTGCCAAGGAACGCCTCCGTTGGACGCGGTGTTGGAACCTTGGATGGTCGAACTGTTGAGCGACCGAAGGCTGGAACTCGATGCGGCGTGCGAGCGATTTGGTTCGCCATTGAACGTGATCTCGGCCGAACCGATGGTCCGCAATATCGAGCAATTGAATCGAGTTGCCAACGAACGCGATCTACGTTTTCAGGTTTACTTTGCCCGGAAAGCCAACAAGTGTTTAGCGTTTGTCGATGCCGCCAACTGGATCGGCGCGGGGATCGATGTCGCGAGCGAGGCGGAGTGCCAGCAAGCGATCGACCGTGGGGTGCGCAGTGCGGACATACTCTGCACCGCAGCGATCAAGCCACGATCGTTGATCCGGTTGTGCCTGCAGAACCGAGTTCCGATTGCGATCGATAACATTGACGAACTTCGGTGCGTCGAAGCGGTGGCAGCGGAGTTGGCGATCGAAGCGGAGGTTGCGATCCGGATCAGCGGCTTCCAGCACGATGGTGAGAAGCTGTTCTCGCGTTTTGGTTTTGATATCGACGAAGCGGGACATCTGCTCCGCCAGATTCCCGACTCCAGCGACGAAGCATCGGTTCGCGTCTGCGGTATCCATTTCCATCTGGATGGTTACAGTGCAGCTCAACGCATTAGTGCGATCCGCCAATCGCTGCCGTTGATCGACCGATTCCGGTCGCTTGGCCATGACGTTCGGTTTCTCGATATCGGTGGCGGTCTACCAATGTGTTATTTGGGGAGCAAGTCGCAGTGGGAAGCGTTTCATGCGGAGCATCGATCCGCACTGCTGGGCGAACGCAAACCGATCACCTTCAAAAATGATGGCCTCGGATTTATCAACGTCGATGGGAAATTGCACGGCCGCCGCAACACCTATCCCTATTACCAATCGCCCACCGCCGCAGCTTGGTTGGCTGGCGTATTGGATGCGGAATTCGAACCGGGGGAAACTCTCGCCGCTGCGATTCGCCACCGGCAGCTGCAGTTGCGATGCGAGCCCGGACGCAGCGTCTTAAACGGCTGCGGCATCACCGTCGCCCGTGTTGAGTTTGTCAAACGCCGTCCCAGTGGAGATTCGTTTGTCGGAGTTGCCATGAACCGCACACAGTGTCGAACCGGCAGCGATGACTTTCTCGTCGATCCGCTGGTTTTGCAAACCAACGAAAGTGCAAGCTTGGATCGCAACGAGGCGTTGGCGGGATATCTCGTCGGCGCGTACTGCACCGAATCGGAATTGATCTCGCTGCGACGGTTCCGATTTCCCCAGGGGATCGCTGCCGGCGATCTGGTGGTTTTGCCAAACACCGCCGGCTACTTCATGCACTTTCTCGAAAGTCGATCGCACCAATTCCCTTTGGCAACCAACGTCGTGGTCGATCGCAACGGCGAAGACCTGTTTCACGTCGACGCGATCGACAGCTAG
- a CDS encoding sulfatase-like hydrolase/transferase, which yields MKINLLLGALALICCGNVVADERPNIVFFFADDQTSSSLGCYGNAAAETPNIDALAARGTRFDNAFVSQSICWVSRTTILTGLTGRSYGTAANPELARPDAVETLYSDILRERGYRTGYFGKWHAKMPRGFKQKDHFDEFEAISRNPYYKRMPDGSLRHETDLIVDRGIEFIENQPADKPFALNMWFNACHAEDKDRRPGIGAFPWPQGVDGKFEDTVLAPPRLNDPAIFDALPEFLRTTINRERFFWRWNTDARYQTNIRAYYRMTTGIDAAVGRFLEALQAAGLADNTIIVYTADNGYHMGNRGLAGKWSHFEESLRVPMIVADPRVDSSQRGKVSDAIALNLDLPATFVDWAGAEIPKRYQGRSLRPIVADQKPADWRTESFHEHFAVRHRIPAFEGLRNAEYKYVRYFDHGNYEFLHDLKNDPDELTNLVSDPKHAETLAAMRARTDARVKELGGPLDPLKGEFTSSTVPYPEASAMVGARADAEGFVRLFDGKTLRHWSGDPKYWSVQDGAITGVTDGSLKMNRFLTWEDSTVRNFDLRVKVKVTAGGNSGIQYRGTSRPDLGLDIVTGYQCDVVANVPKYNGMLYEERGRRILSHTGEQVVIDPEGQPWIVGKMPVKEFAADQWHDYRVLVRGNHHQHWIDGHKTADLIDLDENGRALEGVLAVQVHVGPAMKIQYKDFKIKHLPDDMPLQTVEDVKIPADATGVRPQGRLPKDWKAPVYGER from the coding sequence ATGAAAATCAATCTGCTGTTGGGTGCGTTGGCACTCATTTGCTGCGGAAACGTCGTCGCCGACGAACGTCCAAACATCGTCTTTTTCTTCGCTGACGATCAAACCAGTAGCTCGCTGGGATGTTACGGCAACGCCGCCGCGGAGACACCGAACATCGACGCCCTGGCCGCTCGCGGCACGCGATTTGACAACGCGTTTGTCTCTCAGTCGATCTGTTGGGTCAGCCGCACCACGATCCTGACGGGGCTGACCGGACGCAGTTACGGCACCGCCGCCAACCCGGAACTCGCCCGTCCCGACGCCGTAGAGACTCTGTACAGCGACATCCTTCGCGAGCGTGGGTACCGGACGGGATACTTTGGGAAATGGCACGCCAAGATGCCGCGTGGCTTTAAGCAAAAGGATCACTTCGACGAATTTGAAGCGATCTCGCGGAACCCTTATTACAAGCGGATGCCCGACGGTAGCCTGCGTCACGAGACCGATCTGATCGTCGATCGCGGAATCGAGTTCATCGAGAACCAACCGGCCGACAAACCCTTTGCATTGAACATGTGGTTCAACGCTTGCCACGCCGAAGATAAAGATCGCCGGCCGGGGATCGGCGCCTTTCCGTGGCCTCAAGGCGTCGACGGCAAGTTCGAAGACACCGTCCTCGCGCCGCCCCGCTTGAACGATCCAGCGATCTTCGACGCGCTCCCCGAGTTTCTGCGGACGACGATCAACCGCGAACGCTTTTTCTGGCGATGGAACACCGACGCCAGGTACCAAACCAACATCCGCGCCTACTACCGCATGACGACCGGAATCGATGCGGCTGTCGGTCGCTTTCTCGAAGCGTTGCAAGCCGCCGGACTGGCCGACAACACGATCATCGTCTACACCGCAGACAACGGTTACCACATGGGCAACCGCGGCTTGGCGGGCAAATGGTCTCACTTCGAAGAATCGCTTCGCGTCCCGATGATCGTCGCCGATCCTCGCGTCGACAGTTCGCAGCGTGGCAAAGTCAGCGACGCGATCGCGCTGAACCTGGATCTTCCAGCGACCTTCGTCGATTGGGCCGGCGCGGAGATTCCCAAGCGTTATCAAGGCCGCAGCTTGCGACCGATCGTCGCCGATCAAAAGCCGGCCGACTGGCGGACCGAAAGCTTTCACGAACACTTCGCCGTGCGACACCGGATCCCCGCCTTTGAAGGACTGCGAAACGCGGAATACAAATACGTTCGCTACTTCGACCACGGCAACTATGAGTTTCTGCACGATCTGAAAAACGATCCCGATGAATTGACCAACCTCGTCAGCGATCCCAAACACGCAGAGACTCTGGCGGCGATGCGGGCGCGAACCGACGCCCGCGTGAAGGAGCTAGGTGGACCGTTGGATCCGCTGAAGGGAGAGTTCACGTCGTCGACGGTCCCTTATCCCGAAGCGTCCGCAATGGTCGGAGCTCGCGCCGATGCGGAGGGCTTCGTCCGGCTGTTCGATGGCAAGACGCTGCGTCACTGGTCGGGCGATCCGAAGTATTGGTCGGTCCAAGATGGCGCGATCACCGGCGTCACCGATGGCTCGCTGAAAATGAATCGCTTCCTGACCTGGGAGGATTCGACGGTCCGCAACTTTGACCTTCGCGTGAAAGTGAAAGTCACCGCGGGCGGCAACAGCGGCATCCAATACCGCGGCACCTCGCGCCCCGATCTCGGCCTGGATATCGTGACCGGATACCAATGCGACGTCGTCGCCAATGTCCCCAAATACAACGGCATGCTCTACGAGGAACGCGGCCGCCGGATTTTGTCGCACACCGGTGAACAAGTTGTCATCGATCCCGAGGGGCAACCTTGGATCGTCGGCAAGATGCCCGTCAAGGAGTTTGCCGCCGATCAATGGCACGACTACCGCGTTCTGGTTCGTGGCAATCATCACCAGCATTGGATCGACGGACACAAAACCGCCGACCTGATCGATCTCGACGAAAACGGACGTGCGCTCGAAGGCGTGCTTGCGGTTCAGGTCCACGTCGGGCCGGCGATGAAGATCCAATACAAGGACTTCAAAATCAAACACCTCCCCGATGACATGCCGCTGCAAACCGTGGAGGATGTAAAAATCCCAGCCGACGCAACCGGCGTCCGCCCGCAGGGACGGCTTCCCAAGGACTGGAAGGCTCCGGTCTACGGAGAGCGTTAA
- a CDS encoding ABC transporter ATP-binding protein → MRNFCRILRISFKQRLAIAGVVLSSAFVALLWGLNIGTLYPMIEIVFEGEGVSSYVAKEQEKLDVQITQIDADLEQLAQQREAAANDDQRQQIDNQILWQNSKRELELRKADALAWARPWADKMPDSPFQVLVMLIVVLMIGTAIKLIALTANLMLVQEISERTCMDVRNMLFRQSLRLDLDSFGDNGSSSLTARLTNDVGNIATGINVLFGRTIREPMKMIVCVVGAAIVCWRLLLLVMVVAPLMAWVISVLSKSIRRASRRVMEEMTQMYSVLNEAFAGIKVVKAYNTQGFERARFSRSAQLCYSKSMKASWYHSLTRPATELLGMAMISLAIIAGGYLVLNQKTHLLGIRMTYTELGFAEVLLFFAFLIGTTDPARKLTDVWSVLQRGIAAADRIFEILDQPIRVVDPAEPKSLTGRHQRIAFNDIQFSYPSGPMTLNGLNLEIKQGETIAIVGPNGSGKSTLINLLCRFYDPQSGSVTIDDVPINEIRLRDLRRRIGLVTQRTFLFEDTILNNIRYGTPGASEEQAIQAAKRAHADEFITSKMPDGYQTLLGCGSMHLSGGQMQRLALARAILRDPEILILDEATSQIDLESEALIHDVLSDFLKDRTGIMITHRPTTLELADRVAIIEQGELSDVGTHHQLLGRNDFYSSLVGNDFSSKAA, encoded by the coding sequence ATGCGAAATTTTTGCCGCATCCTGCGGATCTCGTTTAAGCAACGGTTGGCGATCGCTGGCGTTGTCCTTTCGTCAGCCTTTGTCGCTTTGTTGTGGGGCCTGAACATCGGTACGCTGTACCCGATGATCGAAATCGTCTTCGAGGGCGAAGGGGTCTCCAGCTACGTCGCGAAAGAGCAGGAGAAGCTGGACGTTCAGATCACCCAAATCGATGCCGATTTGGAACAACTGGCGCAGCAACGCGAAGCCGCAGCCAACGACGACCAACGGCAACAGATCGATAACCAGATCCTGTGGCAGAACTCCAAACGCGAGCTTGAGTTGCGCAAAGCCGATGCGCTGGCATGGGCACGACCGTGGGCTGATAAAATGCCCGACAGTCCCTTCCAAGTGTTGGTGATGTTGATCGTGGTGCTGATGATCGGCACGGCGATCAAATTAATCGCCCTGACCGCCAACTTGATGCTGGTTCAAGAGATCTCCGAACGGACCTGCATGGACGTGCGGAACATGCTGTTTCGCCAATCGTTGCGGTTGGACCTAGACAGCTTCGGCGATAACGGCTCCAGCAGCCTGACCGCTCGCTTGACCAACGACGTTGGCAACATCGCCACCGGAATCAACGTCCTGTTTGGACGCACGATCCGCGAACCGATGAAGATGATCGTCTGCGTCGTCGGTGCCGCGATCGTCTGCTGGCGTCTGCTGTTGCTGGTCATGGTCGTCGCCCCGTTGATGGCTTGGGTGATCTCGGTGCTCAGCAAATCGATCCGCCGCGCCAGCCGCCGCGTGATGGAAGAGATGACGCAGATGTACAGCGTGCTGAACGAAGCATTTGCTGGTATCAAAGTTGTCAAAGCGTACAACACCCAAGGCTTCGAGAGAGCTCGCTTCTCGCGCTCCGCTCAGCTCTGTTATTCCAAGTCGATGAAAGCCTCTTGGTATCATTCGCTCACCCGCCCCGCGACCGAGCTGTTAGGGATGGCGATGATCTCGCTGGCGATCATCGCCGGCGGCTATCTGGTGCTGAACCAAAAGACCCACTTGCTGGGAATCCGCATGACCTACACCGAACTTGGGTTCGCAGAGGTCCTGCTGTTTTTCGCCTTCCTGATCGGAACGACCGACCCGGCACGGAAGCTGACCGATGTCTGGAGCGTTCTGCAACGCGGCATCGCTGCGGCCGATCGAATCTTCGAAATCCTGGACCAACCGATTCGCGTCGTCGATCCGGCAGAACCGAAAAGCCTCACCGGCCGCCATCAAAGGATCGCCTTCAACGACATCCAGTTCTCGTATCCTTCGGGCCCAATGACGCTCAACGGATTGAACTTGGAGATCAAACAAGGGGAAACGATTGCGATCGTCGGGCCCAACGGTTCGGGCAAAAGCACGTTGATCAATCTGTTGTGCCGGTTCTACGATCCTCAATCGGGTAGCGTCACGATCGACGATGTGCCGATCAACGAGATCCGTTTGCGCGATCTGCGTCGCCGCATCGGCCTGGTCACCCAACGGACGTTTTTGTTCGAGGATACGATCCTCAACAACATCCGCTACGGAACGCCGGGAGCCTCCGAAGAGCAAGCGATCCAGGCGGCTAAGCGGGCGCACGCCGATGAATTTATCACCAGCAAGATGCCCGATGGCTACCAGACCCTGCTAGGCTGCGGCAGCATGCACCTGAGCGGCGGGCAGATGCAACGGCTCGCTTTGGCGCGAGCGATTCTGCGAGATCCGGAGATCTTGATCCTCGACGAAGCGACCAGCCAGATCGACCTGGAAAGCGAAGCGTTGATCCACGATGTGCTCAGCGATTTCCTTAAGGATCGAACCGGCATCATGATCACTCACCGACCGACCACGTTGGAATTGGCCGATCGAGTTGCGATCATCGAACAGGGCGAACTGTCCGACGTCGGCACCCATCATCAATTGCTGGGCAGAAACGATTTCTACAGCAGCTTGGTCGGCAACGACTTCAGCAGCAAAGCCGCCTAG
- a CDS encoding S1C family serine protease — protein sequence MNPPRIGKPRWLRLILIVAILFAPWAKANAQDDTGPRALSRAFQNAAKLATASVVTVIAYGQNLDDQGMPVGADEADDFDIESPDDGDEISDLDDIPHTKEMLPATGLGSGVILTAEGLIISNNHVIRDARRVIVRLHDGLEITATKVLGDPASDIAIIQIETEEKLVAARLGNSKDLQIGEWVLAIGSPFRLDATVSAGIISAIGRRLDAIRRGRLLQTDAAINPGNSGGPLINLDGEVVGISTAIATRSGGYQGIGFAVPINQANWIARELAEFGEVRRASIGLSLAMLNARIARQLELPMKTGILVVAVTKNHAAAKAGVEPYDVILEFNGQAIVKPRDLQEAIEREPIGSTQQLTLFRKGERLELTVTLEAAL from the coding sequence ATGAATCCCCCCCGAATTGGCAAACCGCGTTGGCTGCGTCTGATTTTGATCGTCGCGATTCTCTTTGCCCCTTGGGCAAAGGCGAACGCTCAGGACGACACGGGCCCCCGAGCGTTGTCCCGAGCGTTTCAAAATGCAGCCAAATTGGCGACCGCTTCGGTCGTGACCGTCATCGCGTACGGGCAGAACCTGGATGACCAGGGGATGCCGGTCGGAGCGGACGAGGCGGACGATTTTGATATCGAATCCCCCGACGATGGCGACGAGATCTCCGATTTGGATGACATCCCGCACACCAAAGAGATGCTGCCGGCGACCGGGTTGGGATCGGGAGTGATCCTGACGGCCGAGGGGCTGATCATCAGCAACAATCACGTGATTCGCGACGCCCGCCGAGTGATCGTGCGGTTGCACGATGGACTGGAAATCACCGCGACGAAGGTGTTGGGCGATCCGGCCAGCGACATTGCCATCATTCAAATCGAGACCGAAGAAAAGTTGGTCGCTGCCAGGCTGGGGAATTCCAAAGATCTGCAGATCGGCGAATGGGTGCTAGCGATCGGCAGCCCGTTTCGCTTGGATGCAACCGTCAGTGCGGGGATCATCAGCGCGATCGGTCGCCGCTTGGACGCGATTCGCCGCGGTCGTCTGCTGCAGACCGATGCGGCGATCAACCCGGGCAACTCGGGAGGTCCGTTGATCAATCTCGATGGCGAGGTGGTTGGGATCAGCACCGCGATCGCGACCCGCAGCGGCGGTTACCAAGGCATCGGTTTTGCGGTCCCGATCAACCAAGCGAACTGGATCGCTCGCGAGTTGGCCGAATTTGGCGAAGTCCGCCGCGCGTCGATCGGTTTGTCGTTGGCGATGTTAAATGCGCGGATCGCTCGTCAGTTGGAACTGCCGATGAAGACGGGGATCTTGGTCGTCGCGGTTACTAAAAATCATGCCGCAGCCAAAGCGGGTGTCGAACCCTATGATGTGATTTTGGAATTTAATGGCCAAGCGATCGTCAAGCCACGCGATTTACAAGAGGCGATCGAACGCGAACCGATCGGGTCGACGCAGCAGTTGACATTGTTCCGCAAAGGGGAACGTTTGGAACTGACAGTCACCCTGGAAGCCGCTCTCTAG
- a CDS encoding calcium/sodium antiporter codes for MLEAFLEHFFAFDLLTWLHTAPWILIALGLVVGVLMLGKSADVLVDEATELSLKLGMPRVIVGATIVSLGTTTPEAVVSVMAAIGGTPGLALGNAVGSIICDTGLILGVACLIAPIPLDRWLVNRQGMVQFGAGLLLIGMCVPWTRLGTMMTEGGVLPQWGGFMFLGLLAVYVLWSIHVAKSKGVSDEPSDESGEPEAVRSTVGMVFMLLVATFFVVVSSEILISAAIETAARLNVPEGVIAATLVAFGTSLPELTIAVTASLKGRGELAIGNVIGADILNVLFVAGAAAAVTPVGLNAAPEFFRVQFPAMLAVLITFRVAIMCAKGDQLPRWAGGLLVGFYFAYLGFSFVMR; via the coding sequence GTGCTCGAAGCCTTCTTAGAACATTTTTTTGCGTTCGATCTACTCACCTGGTTGCACACCGCCCCGTGGATCTTAATCGCGTTGGGATTGGTCGTCGGCGTGTTGATGCTGGGCAAATCGGCAGACGTGTTGGTCGATGAAGCGACCGAGTTGTCGTTGAAGTTGGGGATGCCACGGGTGATCGTGGGAGCGACGATCGTCAGTCTTGGCACCACCACTCCCGAAGCTGTCGTCAGCGTAATGGCGGCGATCGGCGGAACGCCAGGCTTGGCTTTGGGGAACGCTGTCGGATCGATCATCTGCGACACCGGTCTGATCCTGGGCGTCGCGTGCCTGATCGCACCGATTCCTTTGGACCGTTGGTTGGTCAATCGCCAGGGTATGGTTCAATTTGGTGCCGGATTGTTGTTGATCGGGATGTGTGTGCCATGGACCCGATTGGGGACCATGATGACCGAGGGAGGCGTGTTGCCGCAGTGGGGCGGTTTCATGTTCCTGGGGCTGCTTGCGGTCTACGTCTTGTGGTCGATCCACGTTGCCAAATCGAAAGGTGTCAGCGACGAACCATCCGATGAGAGCGGAGAACCGGAGGCGGTTCGATCGACGGTGGGGATGGTCTTTATGCTGCTGGTCGCCACGTTTTTTGTCGTCGTGTCGTCGGAGATATTGATCTCTGCAGCGATCGAGACGGCCGCGCGATTAAATGTTCCCGAAGGAGTGATCGCGGCGACGTTGGTCGCGTTTGGCACCTCGCTGCCCGAACTGACGATCGCCGTTACCGCCAGCCTAAAAGGTCGCGGCGAGCTGGCGATCGGCAACGTGATCGGTGCCGACATCTTGAACGTGTTGTTTGTCGCTGGAGCCGCCGCGGCGGTCACGCCCGTTGGTCTCAACGCGGCGCCGGAGTTTTTCCGAGTCCAGTTCCCCGCGATGTTAGCGGTCTTGATCACCTTCCGCGTGGCGATCATGTGTGCCAAGGGAGACCAATTGCCCCGCTGGGCCGGCGGTCTGTTAGTCGGCTTCTATTTCGCCTACCTCGGCTTCAGTTTCGTGATGCGGTAG